A segment of the Bordetella flabilis genome:
GCGGTTTCGCCGGGCTTTTTCTTGTAGGCCAGCACGGCGGCGCGGATGTTGTCCTTGTCCAGGGACTTGGCCTGGGCCATGGCTTCCAGGAAAGCCTTGGCGCCCACATAGTTGGCCAGGCTATGTCCCGATTGCGGATCGGCCTTGTAGGCGGTCTTGTACGCCTGCAGGAACTTGTCCAGTCCCGGCGCGCCGGCCGGGTTGATGGATGCCTGCGGGAAGTCCAGGTCGAACACGCCGTTCATGTCGGCGCCCACGGCCTTGGCGGTATCGGCCAGCGAGTAGCCGCCGCCCGCGCCGATCACGACCTTGGGGGCGAACCCCGCCGACCGCGCCTGCTGGAAGTACAGGATGGCGTCATTCTGGTACGCCGTCTGCAGGACCACGTTGACGTTGGCGCCCTTGAGCCGCAGGATCAGCGACGACAGGTCCACGGTCTTGGCCGAGTAGGGCAGGACTTCAGCCACCTTGTAGCCCAGTTCCTTCGCTCGCTGCTGCTCGGTGGCCGCCACGTCGGTGCCGTACGGACCGTCTTCGTGGATGATGCCGATGGTGATGTCTTTCGGGCTCATGCCCATGCCGGGCGCGATGATGTCGTGCAGGGCGTTCACCACCGAAACGCCGTACAAGCCGGTATTGGGATTGCTGCGGAACAGGTATTTGTAGCCACGCTGCGTAATCTTGTGCGCGGTGGCCCCGAGTTCGAAGTACGGGATGCCCGCCAGTTCCGTGACCGGCGTCGCCGCGTAGGAAATGCCGGAGGCGTAGCTGCCGAACACCGCGGCCACGCCGCTGGAGGTCAGGCGCTTGGTTTCCGAAACGGCCTGGTTGGGGTCGACGGCATCGGCCTTGATGATCTGGATCTTCTCGCCCTTGATGCCGCCCGCGGCGTTGAATTCGTTGACCGCGATTTCCAGGCCGCGGAAGCTTTCCTGGCCCAGCAGGGCGAGGGCGCCGCTGAAGGGATACACCGCGCCGACTTTGATG
Coding sequences within it:
- a CDS encoding ABC transporter substrate-binding protein, with amino-acid sequence MHTIRKLALAAGACTALLSASAWADIKVGAVYPFSGALALLGQESFRGLEIAVNEFNAAGGIKGEKIQIIKADAVDPNQAVSETKRLTSSGVAAVFGSYASGISYAATPVTELAGIPYFELGATAHKITQRGYKYLFRSNPNTGLYGVSVVNALHDIIAPGMGMSPKDITIGIIHEDGPYGTDVAATEQQRAKELGYKVAEVLPYSAKTVDLSSLILRLKGANVNVVLQTAYQNDAILYFQQARSAGFAPKVVIGAGGGYSLADTAKAVGADMNGVFDLDFPQASINPAGAPGLDKFLQAYKTAYKADPQSGHSLANYVGAKAFLEAMAQAKSLDKDNIRAAVLAYKKKPGETANGWGFDFGEDGQNKASTFYVMQWQDNGKLVTIAPPELALGKPIFNK